Part of the Natrinema salinisoli genome is shown below.
AATTATGCAACTATAGGATGTACGACGTATGTGGCGAGAAGGAACTCAAGGTCATCCTCGCGCTTGACCCGGGCGATTCCATCTCGGGCGTTGCGCGGAAGGTCGACGAGAATCGGGAGACGATTCGGCGCGTCGTGAACCGTATTGAGGAGGCAGGATACGTCGCGTACGATGATGGCCTCCAGCTCGTCGACCAGACGATTCGAGACGCCGGTCTCGAGTTCCTGACAGTGTCAGCAGATATCTCCCCACCGTCAATCTCGGAGGCGTACGTCCTCCCGCAATTCGCCGGTATGGACTACGCCTTCACCGCCATCGATGCAGTCTACGTCTGGACCCGCGGTGGCTACCAGGTCGCTCGCGACCCAGCGGACTATCCGCTGTTCATCGCTGTCCACGAATCCGACCTCAACGCCTGGACGGAGTTCTTCGATCGGTTCGGAATCCCGACTTCGGAAGAGCGCCAGCCCGCTGAAGATGTCGATGGCGCCATTCAGGTCATTCTGGAGCCATGGTCACAGATCGATGCCGAGATGATCGACGGACGGCCTGTCATTCCGCTCCAAGAAACCGTGGCGTTCGCAAACGAGTACTATGCGACCTTCGAGTCGGCACTTGACATGCTCGGACGGATGTACGACGACGTCGACACTGACGCGAGCTACCGCATGGAGCCAGCTTGAACATGAGTCAAGAAGACCGAAGCGAGGCACTCATCGAAGTGCTCGAAGAGTTGGAGCAGTCAAATATCGGGTTCGTACTCGTTGGAGGCTACGCGATCAGTCAGTTCGAGACGCGGTTCTCGACCGACCTTGACCTCGTTATCGCCCCCGACGACTATGACAAAGTCATTACCTTTATCGAAGCGCGCGGCTTCGAACGACAGGCCGATCTCGAAGTTCCACCAGAAGAGACAATCTATAATCGTGAAATCGAACTCTTCGAGCGCACCGAAGGGCTTCCTCACCCGGTCGGTGTAGACATCCTTGTGAACGGCCTCGGCTGCCGACAGACCGAGGCAGAGTGGTCGTTTGACTATCTGCGCACGCATAGTTCCCCGACGACGATTTCGGGCGGGACTCGGTCGACGACTGCACGAGCAGCAGACGGGGAAGTACTCGTCGCGGCCAAACTCCATAGTGGCCGGAAAACGGATCTCGCTGACGTCCTTGCTGCGATCCCCTCGGTCGACTTAGATCTAGTCGAGACGCATCTGCATCGCGGAGATGCTAATGCCCTTCGTCAACAGCTCAGTGACGCACACACATTCATCGAAGAGGGTGGGTTAGATCACCGTTTCAAGAGCATGTTCGGCCAATCCTCGGCCTCAGCCGAGGATATCGAGACACTCCTCGAGTTCCTCAAGCGGCAACAGGAGTGAGAGAGCGCTCACTCCGACAGCAACAGCGACGGTAACTGCGAGTACCCGTCGCCGAAGTTGAGCTAAATAAGAGTGAGTTGGTGCCGTTTGTTGGCGCCTTGAGAGCACGGAGGCGAATACCAGTGAACGACTCGTCAGATAAATCTGGAGAATCAGGTGGTCTTACACCGAACCAGCGTCTCGAAGCACCGAATCATCGATTGATCGAGGCAGGTATCGCGACGATTCCAGATATGGAGACGCTCCAGGAGTGCGTTGCCTACGAGAACGTACACCAAAACCGGACGCAAATTCTGCGGCGGCTCAAGTGGAAGGCGGAAAAATTGCGTGAAAATGAAGAGTAGGATCCGTTCTTAACCAACAATATGCGAGTTAGTTCACCTATTGTTGGTTAAAAGTATGTAGTCCCACGTTTTTTGCGCCCCCAGAGAGAGCGAGGGCTTCATCAAGGGTCTTCGTCCAAAGGTGACTTCCTGTGAGTCAACAACAGAGTGCCGACAACGTCTCAATCGACGACATCCCGGTTGATATCGATAACACGCAATCAGAGGACATCGATCCCGCTGACGTCCCCGACGAAATCGAGTCCATCACCCGTGGGCTTGCCGGCGAGCATCCACCGACGAACCCGCTGGTCGTTCTCAAAGCGGCTCGCTGGTGGCACATTCACGGCAAGGGCGGAACGGATCCCGCCTTCCGGTGGGCTATCGAATGGGCACGTCACCTTGCGACCGACACGCCCAGCGACGTCGATCTGTTCGACGAGTACCTCGAGTACCTCATCACAGTCGGCTTCGCTGACGAATCCCACGAACTCCGGTAACCGAGAGCTCGGTTTTTATACGCCCCGAAGGGTGCGGCGCGTCCTGAACTGACGCAGTCGCCGAGAACTTTATTCGGTGAACACAATGGCTACGACCAGTGATTCGTCGGTTTCCTTCGAGGAGACCGACACGCGAGACGACGAAATGAACAGCACCATCGAACAGTGGATCGACGACCTCGTCGCCGGCGTCGACGACGTGCAGGCTAGCGACGAATTCCAG
Proteins encoded:
- a CDS encoding helix-turn-helix domain-containing protein, giving the protein MYDVCGEKELKVILALDPGDSISGVARKVDENRETIRRVVNRIEEAGYVAYDDGLQLVDQTIRDAGLEFLTVSADISPPSISEAYVLPQFAGMDYAFTAIDAVYVWTRGGYQVARDPADYPLFIAVHESDLNAWTEFFDRFGIPTSEERQPAEDVDGAIQVILEPWSQIDAEMIDGRPVIPLQETVAFANEYYATFESALDMLGRMYDDVDTDASYRMEPA
- a CDS encoding nucleotidyltransferase family protein; the protein is MSQEDRSEALIEVLEELEQSNIGFVLVGGYAISQFETRFSTDLDLVIAPDDYDKVITFIEARGFERQADLEVPPEETIYNREIELFERTEGLPHPVGVDILVNGLGCRQTEAEWSFDYLRTHSSPTTISGGTRSTTARAADGEVLVAAKLHSGRKTDLADVLAAIPSVDLDLVETHLHRGDANALRQQLSDAHTFIEEGGLDHRFKSMFGQSSASAEDIETLLEFLKRQQE